One segment of Nocardioides sp. QY071 DNA contains the following:
- a CDS encoding 3-oxoacid CoA-transferase subunit A gives MARTQLMETADEAVAGIEDGSTVLVGGFGLAGMPFDLIDALIRQGATDLTIVSNNAGNGEVGLAALLKAGRVRKVVCSFPRQADSYVFDELYLSGRLELEVVPQGNLAERMRAAGAGIGAFYSPTAVGTPLAEGKESRVIDGREYLLEYPIKGDYALVSAHTADRLGNLVYRKTARNFGPVMAAAATTTIAQVSAVVPTGELDPEAVVTPSIYVDRVVAVEARHYTVQGAR, from the coding sequence ATGGCGCGCACCCAGCTGATGGAGACCGCTGACGAGGCGGTCGCCGGCATCGAGGACGGATCCACTGTCCTGGTGGGCGGTTTCGGTCTCGCCGGCATGCCCTTCGATCTCATCGACGCCCTCATCCGGCAGGGCGCGACGGACCTCACCATCGTGTCCAACAACGCCGGCAACGGCGAGGTCGGGCTCGCCGCTCTCCTCAAGGCCGGCCGGGTGCGCAAGGTCGTCTGCTCGTTCCCGCGCCAGGCCGACTCGTACGTCTTCGACGAGCTCTACCTGTCCGGCAGGCTGGAGCTCGAGGTCGTGCCGCAGGGCAACCTCGCCGAGCGGATGCGAGCTGCGGGCGCAGGGATCGGCGCCTTCTACAGCCCCACCGCCGTCGGTACGCCGCTCGCCGAGGGCAAGGAGTCGCGGGTGATCGACGGGCGCGAGTACCTGCTCGAGTACCCGATCAAGGGCGACTACGCCCTCGTCTCGGCCCACACCGCCGACCGTCTCGGCAACCTCGTCTACCGCAAGACGGCTCGCAACTTCGGGCCGGTCATGGCCGCTGCGGCCACCACGACGATCGCCCAGGTGAGCGCCGTCGTACCGACGGGGGAGCTGGACCCCGAGGCCGTCGTCACCCCCTCCATCTACGTCGACCGCGTAGTCGCCGTCGAGGCCCGCCACTACACCGTGCAGGGAGCCCGCTGA